A window of Garra rufa chromosome 16, GarRuf1.0, whole genome shotgun sequence contains these coding sequences:
- the itk gene encoding tyrosine-protein kinase ITK/TSK, producing the protein MYPRVILKETLYKKSQQKRRTSPCNYKERIFVLNTQDLTYFEQRPGKKATQKGCIELSHIKCVEIVRSDVPIPCDYKYPFQVAHDSYYLYVFAPDNDCRLKWVRALKEATQNNNLFLKYHPDFWAEGKWRCCHQTEKLATGCSEYYPNGAKPLPPTPDPTRRFSDPEERTVVALRNFSPVEDTDLPLHKDNEYFVVDSSEPNWWTVKDKDGNVGTVPCIYIAEKLTNNIEKFEWYNKDVTRTEAESLLMRENKDGGFMVRDSKHPGVYTVSIFSRAAGTNGEKYPQVKHYQIKEQKEGEKVLYYLAEKYVFSTIPELIRYHQHNPAGLITRLRHCVSRNVSNSKIKELSSDKWEIHPDELTLSEELGSGQFGLVWKGSWKDRQVAVKTVREGFMSEEEFKEEAQVMMKLSHNKLVQLYGVVTQRSPIYLVFEFMEHGCLTEFLRARKGSFSQEVLLGMCLDVSEGMAYLESSYFIHRDLAARNCLVTENNVVKIADFGMTRFVLDDQYTSSYGSKFPVRWSSPEVIKFQKYSSKSDVWSFGVFMWEVYSEGRMPYDSRSNAEVVETLNAGQRLLKPRLCPQSVYELMQWSWKEKPEDRPSFALLLHELGCLEQEP; encoded by the exons ATGTATCCAAGGGTCATTCTCAAGGAAACACTGTACAAGAAATCACAACAGAAGAGAAGAACTTCACCGTGCAattacaaagaaaggatttttgtCTTAAACACACAGGATCTGACATACTTTGAACAACGTCCTGGG AAAAAGGCAACTCAGAAAGGCTGCATCGAACTGTCTCATATCAAGTGTGTGGAAATCGTTCGCAGTGATGTTCCCATTCCCTGTGATTACAAGTACCCTTTCCAG GTCGCTCATGACAGCTACTATCTGTATGTGTTTGCTCCAGACAACGACTGTAGGTTAAAATGGGTCAGAGCTCTGAAAGAAG CGACGCAAAACAACAACTTATTTCTGAAGTACCATCCTGACTTCTGGGCAGAAGGGAAATGGAGATGTTGTCATCAGACCGAGAAGCTGGCGACGGGATGCAGTGAATACTATCCCAATGGAG CCAAACCTCTTCCCCCAACTCCAGATCCAACG CGCCGATTTTCAGATCCAGAGGAGAGGACTGTCGTGGCTTTAAGGAATTTCAGCCCTGTGGAAGATACAGACCTGCCTCTGCATAAAGATAACGAGTATTTTGTCGTTGACAGTTCAGAACCAAACTGGTGGACTGTTAAGGACAAAGATGG AAATGTTGGCACGGTGCCGTGCATATATATCGCAGAAAAATTAACAAACAACATTGAGAAATTTGA ATGGTACAATAAGGACGTAACTCGGACCGAGGCAGAGAGCTTGCTAATGAGAGAG AACAAGGACGGGGGTTTTATGGTACGTGACTCTAAACACCCAGGTGTATACACCGTGTCAATATTTTCCAGAGCTGCAGG GACTAATGGAGAGAAGTATCCCCAAGTTAAGCACTACCAGATTAAAGAACAAAAAGAAGGTGAAAAGGTCTTGTATTACTTAGCTGAGAAATACGTGTTCTCAACCATTCCAGAACTCATCCGCTATCATCAACACAATCCAGCAG GTTTAATAACCAGATTGAGGCATTGTGTGTCTAGAAATGTCTCAAACTCAAAGATCAAGGAGTTGTCATCAG ATAAATGGGAGATTCACCCTGATGAGCTAACATTAAGTGAGGAACTGGGCAGCGGGCAGTTTGGCTTGGTTTGGAAAGGAAGCTGGAAAGACCGGCAGGTGGCAGTTAAGACTGTCCGAGAGGGTTTTATGTCTGAGGAAGAATTCAAGGAGGAAGCACAAGTGATGAT GAAACTGTCCCACAATAAGCTGGTCCAGTTGTATGGTGTGGTAACTCAGCGCTCACCCATTTATCTGGTATTTGAATTCATGGAGCACGGCTGCCTGACAGAGTTCTTGCGTGCCAGAAAAGGCAGTTTTTCCCAGGAGGTCCTGCTGGGGATGTGTTTGGATGTGAGTGAGGGGATGGCCTACCTGGAAAGCTCTTACTTCATCCACAGAGACTTG GCTGCAAGAAATTGTTTGGTTACTGAGAATAATGTGGTGAAGATAGCAGATTTTGGAATGACAAG GTTTGTCCTAGATGATCAATACACCAGTTCTTATGGGTCCAAATTTCCAGTGAGATGGTCCTCTCCAGAAGTGATCAAATTCCAGAAGTACAGCAGCAAATCAGACGTGTGGTCTTTTG GTGTGTTCATGTGGGAGGTGTACAGTGAGGGCCGAATGCCCTATGATAGCCGTAGTAATGCAGAGGTAGTGGAGACCCTAAATGCAGGACAACGGCTCCTGAAACCCCGGCTCTGTCCACAGAGTGTGTACGAGTTAATGCAGTGGAGCTGGAAAGAG AAACCTGAGGATCGCCCCTCATTTGCTCTGCTCCTGCATGAACTGGGCTGCCTTGAGCAAGAACCTTGA